In Streptomyces sp. TLI_146, the genomic stretch AGAGGGCCCAGAGCACATTGACGCGGCGGCGTGCGAGCGCGAGGACGGCCTGTGTGTGACGCTTGCCCTCGGCTCGCTTGCGATCGTAAAACCGGCGGGACTCGGGGCAGTGGCGGATGCTGAACAACGCCGAGATGTAGAAGACCCGTTGGAGACGGCGGTTGTATCGCTGCGGGCGCCGCAGGTTGCCGCTGACCTTCCCGGAGTCGCGAGGCACCGGAGCGACACCGCCGAAGCCGGCGAGACGGTCGGCGGTGCCGAAGAGGTTCATGTCGCCGCCGGTGGCTGCCAGGAACTCGGCTCCGAGGATGATGCCCAGACCGGGCATGCTCGTGATCACCTCAAAGGTGGCGTGGTCGCGAAACCGTGCCTCGATAGCCTTGTCGAGCTCGGCTATCCGCTGGTTGAGGGCCGTCACCTCCGTCGCGAGTGTGTGCACCAACTGGGCGGTCAGCTTCTCTCCGGGCAGGCTGGTGTGCTGTCGCTCGGCGGCCTGGACGGCGATCTCGGCGAGCCGGTCAGCGCGAAGTACGTGCCGGTTGCGCAGCCAGGTCTCCAGCCGTTTGCTGCCGATCCGGCGGATGGCAGCAGGGGTCTGGTAGCCGGCCAGCAAGGTGAGCGGGCCGGTGTTGGTCACATCCAACGCCCGTTCCAGTCCGGGGAAGATGCCCGTCAGCTGGGCACGGAGGCGGTTGACAGTCCGCGTGCGGTCGGCGACCAGGTCCGTGCGTCGGCCCGTGAGGATCTTGAGGTCGGTGACGGCTCCGTCGTCGGCGTGTAAGGACTGCAGATCACGGCGGACGCGGACCTGGTCTGCGATGACGGCAGCGTCCTTGGCGTCGGTTTTGCCCTCGCCGCGGTAGCTCTCGGATGCACGGTGGATGGCTCGGCCGGAGATGTAGTGCACCGGCTGGTCGTGGCTGAGGAAAATCGCGATGGCCAGGGCGGCTCCGCCATCGGCCAGGTCAATGCCCCAGGTCACCTCGTCGCTGAGAGCTTGGACGTCGGCGAGGAGTTCGAGCAGTTGGGGTTCGTCGTTGGCGACGCGTCGTGACAGCAGCCGGCGGCCGCTGTCGTCGATCGCGACGCAGTGGTGATGGGTCTTGCCTGCGTCGATGCCGGCCCAGATCGCGGCCATGTGGTGCCTCCGTGCGGTGTGCTGCTGGTTCCTCCTACGGACGACCTCGCTGTCGATTCCCTACTCAGCGATCATTCGCAATTCCTAATTGGCAGCCGAGTCGTCGTGGGGCACCGGGCGGCCAATCAGTGAGAGCCACAAGCGGCAGAGCCTTTTCAACCACACCCGGTGCCCCTGGGTGAGTGAACCATACGAAGGGCTCACCGCCTCCCGCAGAACAATGTAGGGAGCCTTTTCCAACCTACCTATGAGGCACGGCAGTTGTGCTGATAAGGTGATGAAGCCCCTGGTAGATGGGTTTTCGATCAAGAGAACCATCCCCCAGAGGCTTCACATGTTTGTCTACCCGTCGGGTGTCGACGTATCCAGCTCTGCCTTCCAGTTCCTCTGTCAATGGCCATCTCTCGTGCTCCCCGTCGGCGGCCGTTCTGTTTCCCCGTCTGTGGCCGTCGAGTGCGGCTCATCCAAGATTTCCGGATGCTGTTGGTGATCTTCGTTCGTCCCAGTGAAGGCCGGTGGTGAGGTCTTCCGTCGGCGTGCCGAGCGTGCTCCGCTGGTTGCAGCGGGGTGGTTCGAGCGGTCGGAGGGGTGACCGCGATGGCGATGGGGTCGAGTTCTGGGCGGGTGATCCCGCCGTTGACGGTGCGGATGGCGCGGGCCAGCAACCCGCGGGGGACCGCGGCGATGTGGGTGCGTGACCGGCTGGACGAGCTGTTCACGGACGAGGATTTCGCTGATTGGTTTCCGGCCGACGGGAGGCGGGGGCTGTCGCCGGCGCGGCTGGCGATGGTGTCGGTGCTGCAGTACGCGGAGAACCTCACCGACCGGCAGGCCGCCGAAGCGGTCCGCTGCAGGCTGGACTGGAAGTACTGGCTCGGGCTCGAGCTGGATGATCCGGGCTTTGATTTCTCGGTGCTCAGCGAGTTCCGGGACCGGATGGCTCAGGACGGTCGGGCGGATCGACTGCGCGCCGTGATGATCGAGCACATGGTGGCGGCGGGCCTGGTCAAACGGCATGGGCAGATGCGCACGGACTCCACTCATGTACTGGCCGCAGCAAGGAAGTTGAACCGGGTGGAGCTCGTCGCGGAGACTCTGCGGGCCGCGCTGGAGGAACTCGCCGCCGCGGATGACGCGTGGCTGGCACCGATGGTCACTACCGGATGGGCAAAACGCTATGGGCGTCCGGCCCGCTACGGCCGGCTGCCCAAGGCGAAAGAGGACTTGGCCGCGTACGTGTTGCTGGTCGGTGAGGACGGCATGCGGCTGCTCCGCTTGGTCTACCAGGACGGCGCTCCGCCCCGACTGCGTGCGCTGGTGCAGGTGCAGGTGCTGCGGCAGGTGTGGATCCAGCAGTACTGGTACGACGCGGACGGCCAGCTGAGCTGGCGCGGCCCGAAGGACAGCCACGACCGGCTCAGCCGACGCGGTGCCCCGCGACGCCTGGACGGACCGGGCGAGGGCAGCCCGGGCATCGGCACGGCGCGGTTGCCCTGGTCGAGCACAGAGACCGTCACTCCACACGACGCCGAGGCCCGCTTCGCCCACCGGCCGGGCAAGGCGGCCTGGGTCGGCTACAAAGATCATCAGACGGAAACCTGCGACTCCGACGGGCCGAACGTCATCGTCCACGTCACTACCCAGACGGCCCCCGAACAGGACATCTCGACGCTGGAACCGATCCATCGCGCCCTGGCTGAACGGGACCTGCTGCCGGCCCAGCACCTCGTCGATGCCGGCTACGTCTCCCCGGCCGCCATCCCGCAGGCGGCTGTCGACCACGGCGTCATGCCGCTCGGGCCGGTACGGCCGGGCTCTCCCCGTCTGCGCCACCCCGGCTTCGACAAGCAGGACTTCCACATCGACTGGGACCAGCACACCGCGACCTGCCCACGCGGCGTGACCAGCCCACCCTGGAACGACACCCAGATCGCCGGCCAGCTCGGCCACTCGGTGCTCTTCCCCCGAGCCGCCTGCCGGGCCTGCGAGGACCGGCTCTCCTGCACCGGCAACACCGGCGGCCGCGGCCGCCATCTATTCCTCATGCCCCGCCCACAGCAGGAGATCCAAGACAGGGCCCGCGCCGAGCAGGAAACCCTTGCCTGGAAGGCCCGTTACGCGATGCGTGCGGGCTGCGAGGCCACCGTCTCCGAGACCGTCCACGCCCATGGCCTGCGCCACTGCCGCTATCGCGGGCTGGCGAAGGTACACGTTCAGCACGTCCTCACCGCCGCCGGAACGAACATCATCCGGCTCAGCGAGTGCTTCCCGCCCGGCACCACACCCCCACGCACCCCACGGCCACTCACACCATTCCAACGCCTCTGCCAGAACACCGAAAATCCGCCCGCCGCTTGATCGAACGAAGATCACCAACAGCATCCGGAAATCTTGGATGAGCCGCACGAGATGGCCATTGACAATCCCCCACCAACACCCCGTAACACCGTCCAGGGATCTCCAACCTCGCCCTCCAACCCTTTGGCACTGACGGCAGTCGAACGATCGCCCCATTCACAGCGCCCAGAAGCCTCACATGACCCTCCCGCCTTCCACCGACCTCCCCCAGCCCGAGGCATCCCGGCTTCCTCCCGGCGCAGCCGAGCTGCTTGAAGGGATGACCGAGGAACAGACGGCGTTGACTCTTGGCCTGGGAGTGCTCGTGCAACGCGCTGCCGAAACCGAGTACATCCTGCACGGCCTCTACGCCCACCTCGGTGGCGTCGAACGACCCTATACAGACAAGCCCAGCGCCCCCGTCTCACACTTCATCGACAACGCCAAGCCCCGGCTGGCCGCAACCCCCAACGACCAGATCCCGGACCAAGCCCGTTCCGCATTGCTGCACGACCTGAACCGATGCAGGGCCAGCTTCGATGCACGCAACCGGTACCTCCACAGATGCTGGGTGTTCGACGACGAAGTGCACGGATGGCGGACCGTCAAAGGAACAAAGGGCCTCAGCCGCCCAGAGATCAGTCTGGTCTCGAGCGATGACGTGTGGGACCCGGTCCGTGAGTTCGCCCGCCTGCGAGACAAGTTGATCGCGTGGGACGCCCACTTCTTCGGAACGCCCGACGATCCGGATATGGGGCTGTCTCCGACATCCTTGAAGCATCTGTGACACCAGTCCCTTGGGTGGCACGCAGCAGGCCCACCAACCGGAACTTCACCCCGGCTGATCGCTTCCACCCTCAGTGGCCCGCAGGCTCTGGGGAAGACTCCCTGCGGCGCTGCAATCGCCGTCCAGCTCAGGTTCGCGCGGCTCAGGTTCGCGCGGCGCCGGCAGCCCGTCAGCAGACCAACCACGGCCCGGCGCGTCACCGGTCCGAGGCAACCCAATCACCTCAACGAGGGGGTACCTGCGCCTTGCCCCGGCCTGTCCGCCCCTCAGGGCTGCGTCGCCTGATAGCCCCGCGGCGCGCCCGGACCGCCTTCTCTGACTCCGTCCTGTCACAGGCGGCACGCACCCGTGACAGGTTCTGCTCGATGATCTCCCGTGTGTCCGGGGGCAGTTCACGCCCCCTGAACAGCGGCACCAGACGGTTGGTGGAGGCCATGAACTTGTGGCAGGTGCCCACCAGGTCCAGGAACTCCAAGGTGCGGTCGATCGCCCGGACCACCGGGGCCACTGGGCTCTCCTCCTGGTTCCTCATCGACTGCGGGCTGGGAGTCGCCGTGCGGACGCAGCCGCTCTATCTCCAAGGCGTCGTCCCCGATTTTGAACTGGATCTTCGTCTCGTCCAGGACCAGCTGACGGTCCTCGGCGACCAGCTCCTCGTACCGGGTGCGCGTGACGCTCCCGACCTTCGTACTCGCGGGCATGAAACCCACCCCCTGCGGTGCGGGGCGTCGACACTCCCATTGCCGGCGACAAGCCCCGGCCCCACCCCCGCAGCTCTACCCCGCCGACCGATCCACAACAACCCGTGGCCACAGCTTGCGTGTACCGGCCTTCCAGTTCAGGTTCTTAGGGGGCGGCGTCGTCACCGGAGGACGAAGGCCTGGTCAGCCGCTCGGACAGTGACAACACCACAGCCAAGACCGCGAGATGACCCAACCCGGGCGCGCAGTCCAGTGGGCAGGAAGATGCCCCGCTGGGGTTCCAGCGGGGCATCCATGGGAGCTGCTCAGCGCTACCTCATCGCCGATCGGTCCGGCTCAGCCGCAATCGTGCGATGCCTGGACAACCCGGCGGCCTTCGCCGAGCGCGTAAGTACCGAAATCAGGGGCCAGGACCTCCATCGCCCCTCGGGCCGCGGCCTCCACGTCCCATACGAGAACCGGATACTCGCCGTCGGAGTCTGGCTGCGAGGAGTCGAGAACGACCGTTCCCCCCATGCCGTCGTACTCCACGGCAATCAAAGGATGCGGCATGCCCCATCGAACGCGTGCGTCCAACGTTTCGTAGGACGAGCCCCAAAGACGATCACCGCCTGCCTCAGTCTGGTATACGCCGAGGAACCCGGTTCCCCCGATATCGCAGGTTCCCAATTCCTCGAGGAGTCTGCGGTAGGACGGGGGGAACTTCAGGCCGAGATCGTTCTCCGCCGCAGCGATCATTTCCGGGGTGCAGCCATCCGCGTGGTTCGCGATGTCCTCACTGGCGCGCACCAGGTCGATGAACTCATCGACCGCTTCCACTGCCGCCGTCATCCGCCAAGCTCCTTGAGTCGATTCTTCCAGTACCGCTCCTTCCACAGCTTGAACTCCGGGCGGTCGATCCCGCTGGGGATCTTCGTGCCGGACTTCCAGTGCAACTGGTGACTGTTCTTGCTGTGCATGGTGGCGGTCACCTCGGCGATCGGACCGTCCTGTGTCTGCAGCATGTGATGCAGGATGATCCAGTCGTCGTTGCGTGTGTACGGGGTGAGCCCCTGCTTCATCAGCTTGCGGTTGCTGCGCCCGTACTTGTCCTTGGGGGAAACATAGTCCAGGTCGAGCAGGTCATCGCGCTGGTAGACACGCTGGTCTTCGAAGCTGGACCGCTTCCAGAATTTGCAGCCCGAGTTGTGCACCAGCGCGGTGGCCGCGCCCGCCTCCACAAAGTAGGTGTGGATGCCGTTGACGGATAGGTTGAATACCTGTTGCTGTTCGGACCAGGTCTGGGTCGAGGTGACCTTGACCCAGGTGCCCGATGCGGTGCGTAGAAGAGCCCCGGGCCGGACCTTTCCGGCTGGGGTCCAGGTCTTCTGGTCCTCGAGCCAGAAGGGATGGCCCTCCGTCGCGGTGACGGTGCCGGTGGCTTGGCCCTTGTCTCCGTCGGTGTCGACGGTGAGTTTGACCAACTGCTTGCTGCCGTTGCCGGTGATGAGGTCGTCAGCTGCCCGTGCCCCGGTCTCGCCGGTTACCGGGTCGGCCGCCAGGACTTGGTCGCCGACCTTGATGCTTTCAATGGGCTTGGTGGTGCCGTTGGCCAGGACCACCGGGGTGCCGGGGACGAAGCTATTGGTCTTGCACGCGGCGGCCATCGCCTCGTCGAGTCGCTTCGCCGAGGAGCCCTTGCCGCCGCCGAACAGCTTCTTGGTGTAGTTCCAGAGCTTGCTGCCGCCCTTGGTGGCCTTGCCGCCGTTGGCGACGCCGCCGCCCGGAATGATGCCGATGCAGGACGTGGCCGCGTCAACGGCCTGTCCCTCCGCGCCGTACCACACGCAATTGCCCGCATTGGCGGCATTGCTCAGAATAGGGATGTTGGTGCTGCCGACACCATCGAGGGTTAGGTGGCCGACGTCCTTCCAGAAGGTCCCCCAGTCGAAGTCCTCGTCGTCGGCCGCAGCAGCGAGGGCTTCCATCATCTTCTGGAATTCGGCAGCCTCCTCCTGCTGCTTTGCGTTCTCGCGCTGTGCCTTGGCCTCGGCCTCCTTCTTGTCAGCGACGATCTTCCACGCGTCAACGGAGGCCTGATGGGCCGCATCCTTGTCCTTGCCGGCCTGGGTGGCGTCAGCACGGGCCTGGTTGGCAGCAGACCATGCCTCGTCGGCGCTGGCGTGGGCCCATGAAGCGGAGTTCTCCGCGCGCGCCGCAGAGGCCTCTGCCTCGCGGGCCGCGGTGTGAGCCTCTGCCTCAGCCTGGCGGGCACGCTTGGCAGAGGCCGCGGCGTCCTTCGCCGACGCCTCCGCCCGGTCGGCGGACTTCTCTGCTTCCCTGGCGAACGTGTCGGCCTGCGCGGCAAACTCCGCTGCCAGCTTCTTGTACTTCTCGGCCTCAGTGGCGGCCGTCTTTGCCCAGGCAGCGGCCTCCAGGGCCGTGTGTGCGTCCTTCTGCGCAGTCGCTGCGATGCCTGCGGCTTCGGCGATCAGGCGCTCGACCTGGGCCACATGGGCCGCGGCGAGGCCGTCCTTGCGCTGGGCCATGTACTGGCCTGTCTGGATGAACGCGTGCAGCAGCTGTGGCGGGCCTTCCAGCGCGATGCTCGCCGCGGCCTTGACCTCAGGTCCGCCGCTGCTCAGCAGCTGGGTGGCGCGCAGCCGTTCATCGGCGGCCCGGGACGCGTACTGCCCCTCGGTGAGGAACTTCAGCAGGGCTTGGGGGGAACCGTTGTCCAGCGCGGCCTTGGCGGCGCCCTTCACATTGGTGCCGCCCATACTGCTGGCCTGCACCACCTTCAGCTGGTAGTCCCCAGCAGCGGCTTCATGCTGGCCGGTGCGCAGAAACTCCTGAACGGTCTTTGTATCGCCGCCGAGTGCCTTCTCGGCCGCCTGCTTGACCGGCGGGACCAGGCCTTCCTCGGCCAGGCGCGCGACGCGTGCCCGGTCGTCCTGCTCGGCCGCGCGCTTCCAGCCCGAGCGTACGTATTCGCGTACCTCCTGGTCGGAGTCGGCAAGGGCGACGGCGGCGGCGGTCTGGCTCCAGGGGCCGCGTGCCTTCATGGCGAACATGGCCAGCTGACGGCCCTTGGCGACCACCTGGTCGTCCGGCACACCAGGCTTAGCGGCATCCTGTGCGAGCTGGGCCGCCTGCGTGTCGAGGGCACTGGCTTCCTTGACCGCCTTGGCCTCGTCCGCCTTGCTCTTGTCATCTTCGGCCTTGAGGTCCTTGGCCCGCTGGACTGCCGCCGCGGTGCGGGTGGCGAGGTCCGCTGCTTCCGCCTTGCCTGCCAGTTCATGTGTCTGGCGCGCAGTCCTGACCGCCCTGTCCGCGACGGCTGCGGCGGCCTGGGCGGCCTCGGCATGCGTCTTGGCCTCTACTGAGGCTTTCCCCGACTTTTCTGCCTCGTCGGCGGCCTTGTCTGCTGCGGCAGCTGCATTGCGGGCATGCTGGGCGGCCTCCTGGGCTGCTGCACGTGCCTCCTTGGCCGCGGCGGCGGACTGGCGGGCCAGCGCGGAGGCCGCCCTGGCCGCCCGGGTCGCCTCGTTCGCGTACCGCTTGGCACGGGCGGAAGCCGCCCTAGCCTCGGCCGCGTGCTCATCGGCGACGCCGGCGAGCTGGCTCGCTTCCCCGGCGGCGTTGGCTGCGGCGTCCGCGTTGGCGCCGGCGCGCACCGCGGCGTCCGCGGCGTCTCCCGCCTCGGTTGCCGCTATGCCGGCCTGCGTCGCCGCGGCCCCGGAGTCGTCGGCGGCCTTCGCCGCATCCCGGGCTCGCTGGGCTGCCTGTCGCGCGGTCGAGGCCTTGGTCTTGTCGTTGGCGGTGTCGGCCGCCGCACTCTGGGCCCGGGCCGCGGCCTGAGCCGCACCGGCTGCCGCCGCGGCCGCCTGCGAGGCCGCACTCGCTGCGACTTGGGCCGACTGGGTCGCCTTGCGTGCTGCGGTGATCGCCTGCTGGGCGGCTTGTGCCGCGCCATTCGCCGCCTCTGCGGCCTGATTGGCCTTCTGCGCTGCCAGCGTGGCGTTCGCACCGGCTTGCGCCGTCTCCTTGGCTGCCTCTTCGGCCGCCTCCTTGGCGAGCTTCGATGCCTCAACTGCGCGGTCGGATGCCTCCTTGGCCTCGTCGGTCTCCCGCTTGGCCTGCTGCCCTGCCTCCTTGGCCTGCTGCGCAAGCTGTTCGACGGTGGCGCGCTCCTGATCCCGGGCACGGGCTACGTGCTGGCCCACCGCGATGAACTCGCGCACATCGTCGGCCGAGCCGGACAGTGCCAGCTGCGCTGCCTGCTTGGTCGCCGGCCCGCCGGTGCTCAAAATCTGGGTAGTCAGGAGCCGGTCGTCCGCCTCCAACGCCTTCTTCTGCGCTGTCTTGAGGAACTCGCGGACATCGTCGATCGAGCCGTTGAGGGCCTGCTGCGCGGCTCCCCTGACCACAGGGCCGCCGGTGCTGAGGATCTGGGTCACCTGCAGACGCTGATCTGCCTCCAGTGGCCTTTCCCAGCCGTCCTTCAGAAAGTTCTGCAGACTCTGCGGTGTCTTGAGCGCCTCGGTCGCCGCACCCCGCACATTGGGACCACTGAGCGAGATCATCTGCACGGTCTCGAGATAGTCGTCCGTGTGCTCGGCAGCGGGCTTTTCGCTGTCCAAGAAGCGCTTTACATCGGTGTCGGTGCCCAGCAGAGCCGCTTCTGCGGCCAGCCGCACAGCTGGACCGCCGTCCTTCCAGAACTGGACCACCCGGCCGCGGTCCGTCGCCGGAATCGGGGTGTTCCCCTCGTCATCATCCGTTCCCTCGACCGCATGGGCGGGAGTGATCCCGACCAGGCCGGCAAGGAGTGCAAGCGGCAGTGCACCTGCGCACACGGCCCGTATGCCTCGCGGCGGCCACTTCCCCTTCGATCTCATCACATGGTTCTTTCTCGCTGGTTCAGTTGTCACCGAATTCTCGGCGCGGCGACCTTAACCGCCTCGACCTACGGGGATACGCGAGGTCGGCCCTGGACGCCAGCGGCCAGGCGTACGGGGTTTTAACTGCCGTGAAGCGGCTCGGGACCGAGCATCCGGCACGCTCTCACACACCAACTCGCCGCCGTTCACTGAAGTTTAGGAGTAGTTACGGGGCCCCATCCGACCGCCAGATCTCCCCTTGACACAGGTATAGGTATCTCCATGAAAGAGTAAAGAATCGTGCCCAACTTGTAACCTTGGAGCCCTCATTGGCTCACCTGCTGGCATAAGTGGTAAGTTCTGGGCCGCCTATGAGCCCGCCAATTCTTGCGGCTCAATCAAGGCTTTCTTCGAGCCACTCCTGAAAGGACCCTTGGTGACACTTCGCACCCGGAAGAGGTTCATCGCCCCCATAGTCGCCACTGTCGCCGCGATCGGCGCCCTCAGCGCCGTTGCCCAGGCCGCCCCGACCACCACTGCGACGGCCATCGCCAATACCGAGCCGCCCTCCGCTGTCGAGGACTTCAACTACCCCGGGGCGGACCGGATCCTCGCAGAGCAAGACCTCAAGCTTGGCAAGGGCGACGGTGGAATCCTCCTGACGGAATGCACCGCAGATTCCTGGAATATCAAGGTGGCGGCCATCAAGAACTGGGCCACTTCCGAGCACTGCTTCAAGACCCCAGGCAAGACCGGATACCTCTCACTGGAGGTCACCGGCACCTTCAGCATCCAGACCGCCGACCGCTCGGTGCGCGCAACCCTGACGTCCGAAGGCAAGAAGAAGACCGTCGACGCCCCGAAGGGCCTTGTGACGCCGGTAGGCGCCGGCGACATCCCGGGGGGCGGCAAGGACGCCACCCTCGTTGAACTCCGCGTCACCGGCTGACCCGAGCCGCTACCGCAAACCGGCAAGCCCGGGACTCCGCCACCCCAGCACCACGGGACGCTGCCCGCGACAACATGCGCGGCCAAGCGCTGCGTGAAGTCCGCGCATCTACACCACTCGGTCCCGACGCCGCTCACAGCCGAACTCTGCGCATTCTTGCGACCGCATGCCTCCCGCACGCGCACGCCGCACGCCCACTGGACGCCCCACAGTCCTCTTCGCCGGCTGCCTGTGCCCGGCCCCGAATTTCTTTGTTTAAGGACCCCTTAATGTCTGCACTGAGGTCACGCGCGGCGTGGACCACCAGCCTGCTCGCCCTCGCCACGGCCAGCGGTCTCGTCACCGCATCCCCCGCCGGTGCCGTCTCCGGCGACACCGTTCCCTCCGGCAGCTACGCCTTCACCGCGAAGCTGACCATCGGGGACGGGAAGCGCAGTTGTTCGGGTGCGCTGGTGGACGGGCAGTGGGTGCTCACCGCTGCCAGCTGCTTCGCCGACGCCAATGGCAAGGTGGCGGCCGGCGCGCCGGCGGAGAAGACCACCGTGACTGTGGACGGGCCGTCGTTGTCGGGGGCGGTCCCGGTCACCGTCCTGCGGCTCGTCCCACATCCGGACCGCGATCTCGTCATGGCCCAGCTGCGCACGATCGTGCCCATTGCATCCACGGTTCCGGCGTTCAAGGTGGACCCGATTGATGTCGCCTCGAAGCCGGTGACGGCGGGCGAGAGCCTGCGGGTGACCGGGTACGGGCGGACCAAGACCGAGTGGGTGCCCGATGCCCCGCACACCGCCACCCCCACCCTCGCCGGGGCCGACGACGCCACGCTGACCCTGGCCGGCAGCAACGGGCAGACCGCGGGCGTCTGCAAGGGCGACGCGGGCGGGCCCACCTTCCGCCAGACCAGCAACGGGCGTTACGAGCTCGTCGGCATCCACTCCCGCACCTGGGAGGCCGGCTGCTTCAACTCCGACGAGACCCGCGACCAGGCGATCGACACCCGCGTCGACACCGTCAGCTCCTGGATCCAGCAGACCCGACTGACCACCAAGTCGATCCTGACCACGAAGGTCGTCACCGGCGCCGACTTCAACGGCGACGGCCGCACCGACATCGCCGCCGTCATGACCGATGGCAGCCTGCACGCCTTCTACTCCGGCCCGGACGGGACCCTCGAATACGGCCGCGCACTGTGGAAGGACAGCACCTGGGACAAGGTCAAGCGGATCGTCGCCGGTGACTTCAACGGCGACGGCCGCACCGACATCGCCGCCATGTGGGAGGACGGTGTCCTCTACCTCTACCCGGGCCAGGCCGACGGCTCCCTCGGGGAGCGCACCAAGATGTGGTCCGACAACTCCTGGGGGACCATGCGCCAGGTCGCCCGCTTCAAAGCCGACCGAGGCGGACGCGATGGCCTGCTGGCCATCTGGGGCGACGGCTCCCTCTACGCCTACACCACCAACGCCAACGGCACCCTGAGCACCGACAAGCGCCGCATGTGGCCCGACAGCACCTGGGACGGCAAGACCCAGTTCGCCACCGCCGACTACAACGCCGACGGCCTCGACGACATCGCCACCGTCGCCCCCACCGGCGCCCTCCAGCTGTACGCCAACAACGGCAAGGGCTCCTTCGACGCGGCCCGCCCGCTGTGGCCCGACACCAGCTGGAAGAACATGCAGATCATCGCGGGCGGCGACTTCAACGGCGACGGCAAGGGCGACCTCGCCGGCCTCTCCGACGTCGCCTCCGGCCACCCCCTCACCCACCCCAACCTCCGCTGGTACCAGGGCGACGGCAAGGGCAACCTCACCTCCGGCCGCTCCATGTGGCCCACCCGCCCCTGACCGCTCGCCCACAAGCCCGTGGGTCGGCGCACCCATCAAGTGCCGGCCCATGGCAACCGTTTGTCGGGCGTAACCAAATGCCTAGAAGTTGGTCCAGTCTGTGCGGGGAGGAGAATTTACGGCGTAAATCTCGCCGACGATGGCGATTGCCCTGCCCGTCAGCCTGCCGAACTATGGCAGCACCCACGCGTTGAGCGAGCAGACGAAGCCCGTACGGAGACCTCGGGTTCACGGCACCGGCAGGACTCGGGAACGGTCAGCAGCGCAGACCGATGGTGCCCCATCCACGGCGCTCCGCTTCTATAGCCACCTCACCCCAGTCCGTGAGAAGGGCGGTGAACTCCTCGTAGGTCTGTCAATGGCCCTTACTTCTCTA encodes the following:
- a CDS encoding FG-GAP-like repeat-containing protein, which encodes MSALRSRAAWTTSLLALATASGLVTASPAGAVSGDTVPSGSYAFTAKLTIGDGKRSCSGALVDGQWVLTAASCFADANGKVAAGAPAEKTTVTVDGPSLSGAVPVTVLRLVPHPDRDLVMAQLRTIVPIASTVPAFKVDPIDVASKPVTAGESLRVTGYGRTKTEWVPDAPHTATPTLAGADDATLTLAGSNGQTAGVCKGDAGGPTFRQTSNGRYELVGIHSRTWEAGCFNSDETRDQAIDTRVDTVSSWIQQTRLTTKSILTTKVVTGADFNGDGRTDIAAVMTDGSLHAFYSGPDGTLEYGRALWKDSTWDKVKRIVAGDFNGDGRTDIAAMWEDGVLYLYPGQADGSLGERTKMWSDNSWGTMRQVARFKADRGGRDGLLAIWGDGSLYAYTTNANGTLSTDKRRMWPDSTWDGKTQFATADYNADGLDDIATVAPTGALQLYANNGKGSFDAARPLWPDTSWKNMQIIAGGDFNGDGKGDLAGLSDVASGHPLTHPNLRWYQGDGKGNLTSGRSMWPTRP